Proteins from a single region of Struthio camelus isolate bStrCam1 chromosome W, bStrCam1.hap1, whole genome shotgun sequence:
- the LOC138064203 gene encoding mitochondrial nicotinamide adenine dinucleotide transporter SLC25A51-like — protein sequence MDSQDCVPTNSKQDISHHIKGSSGKHYLCGYCAAFTNIAVTFPIQKVLFRQQLYGLKTKDAVHQLQKDGIRNLYRGILPPLMQKTTTLALMFGLYEDFSSLLHSHTSAPELLTRSMAAVLAGTTEALLTPFERVQTLLQDYKHHDKFTNTYQAFKVLKVYGIREYYRGLVPILLRNGTSNALFFGLRGPIKQCLPEATSYSTHLVNDFICGGLLGAMLGFLFFPMNVVKARMQSQIGGEFQSFSKVFVKIWLERDRKLMHLFRGAHLNYHRSVLSWGIINATYEFLLKLL from the coding sequence atggattcaCAAGACTGTGTCCCAACAAATTCAAAGCAAGATATCAGCCATCACATAAAGGGTAGCTCTGGTAAACATTATCTTTGTGGCTATTGTGCAGCCTTCACCAATATAGCGGTCACCTTTCCCATCCAGAAGGTCCTCTTTCGACAACAATTGTATGGCTTGAAAACAAAGGATGCGGTACATCAGCTGCAGAAAGATGGAATTCGAAATCTCTATCGTGGAATCCTTCCTCCATTAATGCAAAAAACGACCACCCTGGCTCTAATGTTTGGCTTGTATGAAGATTTCTCCTCCTTGCTCCATAGCCACACGAGCGCACCTGAACTCCTAACTCGCAGCAtggcagcagtgcttgcaggGACCACGGAAGCCCTTCTTACACCTTTTGAGCGAGTCCAGACTTTGCTTCAGGACTACAAACATCATGACAAATTTACAAACACTTACCAGGCTTTCAAGGTACTGAAAGTCTATGGGATTAGAGAATATTATCGGGGTTTGGTTCCTATTCTGCTCCGGAATGGAACCAGTAATGCACTCTTCTTTGGCCTACGAGGACCTATCAAACAGTGTCTGCCTGAAGCAACTTCTTATAGCACTCACTTGGTCAATGACTTCATCTGTGGAGGGCTGTTGGGTGCCATGCTGGGATTCTTATTTTTCCCAATGAATGTTGTAAAAGCTCGCATGCAGTCTCAAATTGGTGGTGAATTTCAgtctttttcaaaagtttttgtgAAGATCTGGCTAGAACGTGATAGAAAATTGATGCATCTTTTCAGAGGAGCCCATCTGAATTACCATCGTTCTGTCCTGTCCTGGGGCATAATCAATGCAACATATGAATTCTTGCTAAAGCTGTTATGA